A segment of the Pongo abelii isolate AG06213 chromosome 16, NHGRI_mPonAbe1-v2.0_pri, whole genome shotgun sequence genome:
TGAAATCTTTCCAGCTCACCCACTGGAGGCCAGGGCCCCAGGCTGGCTCTGACTCATCTTCAGACCCCCAGAGTGATGGCCTGAGACCTCAGCCTTGCCACAGGGCCTAAAGGGACTGGGGAGGCATGTCAGAGCCCCACTGTGCACCCGGCCCCTCACAGCCCTCCTGACCAGCTTTTTGGCCAGGTCTCTGGCTTTTCAGTATCATCCAAAGGTAGGCGTGACTTTAGATCTGCTCTTAAATCTCAGATCAGCCTGTGGTGCTGTCCTAGGAGGTTTTCACACAGAAAATGAGATAAAAGGCATTGTGCAACCAAGATGCAGAGTCAGACCAGCTGGCCTCAACCCCAGTGCTGTCATTGACTGGCTGTATGAACttccctggcctcagtttcctcatctgcaaagtggtcATAATGTAATAGCAACCTTGCAGAATTGAGACCTAACTGAATACCCTCAGAGAGAGAGATTCATGCaagaaaatgttcaataaatgttagcaccCCTCCCTGCCATTTTAGCCACATGGGGGTCACTGTGTTGGAAATTCTCCTCCAGGACAGGGCATGAACTGATGAACCCAGAGTAGAGTAGAAGCAGGAGTGGGTGGGCAAGGGGACCAGGTGCATTTGCCCAGCCCCACCCCGGCCCCCGTTTGAAAGTCACTTCCGTTCTGCCATTCCCTCTGGCAGGAGCAGGCAGCTCTGGACCGCAGGGACCCAACATTCAGTACTCATCAGTGATGATGGAGGTGTCCAAGCCTTCTGATGGTGGTGGGGcaggaatgggagaaaaatgaaaagtgcCAACTTCCCTGGGACCAGCCATCAAACCATGAAGAGTCCCGACGTTTAGAAAACCACACAACGAGGGATGTTACTTTCAGGTGGGGACACGGGGGTGTAGGCAATGGCATTCAATGTCACCTCCTGACCCTACTTACAATCCTTCCATGCCTCCTTTTGCCTATTGGGTCATTTATCAAATTCTCAGGCCAGCCTTCAAGACCCCTAAATCTACCCCCAATTCTCTTTTTCTCATCTCCTACCAGCCTGCCTCATGTACCCTCTCCTCCAACAAGACTGGTCAGATCAGGGCCTCCCAAACACTTCCTTCCCACCTCCACTCCTTTATTCACACTGTCCTTCCCTCCTGGAATATcaccccttctccttccttcagcATCAGATCTTATCCATCCTTGAAGTCCCGCTCAATGCTTGGTATCTCCATGAAGCCTTTCTTGATCACTGGAACCTCCTTGTGGTAGATTGAGAATGATCATAAAATTTTTTGCAGCCTCTCCCACCAAGAGGTGTAATCTGTTTTTCCCCTGTGTAAGTCTGGAGGGGTCAACAACatgctttgaccaatagaatgaGGCAGAAGTGACTATGTACAATTTCAGCCAAGGCCTCAAGAGGCCTCAAGAAGCCTTATTCTTGGAACCAAGTAGGGTGGCTTGCTGGAGATATGTGGCCCAGCTGACAAATATCACCACCCACTGTACAGTGAATGAGGCTATCTTAGATTATTCAGCCCCAAGTAAGTCACCAAACTGTAGCCATGTGAGACTGCAGGTGAGATGAGCAGAAGAACCCCCTAGCTGAGTCCATCTTAAAACTGCCAATCCAGAGAATCATAAGCAAATAAATGGTTGTCTCAAGCCACTAAGTTTCggggtagtttgttacacagAAACAGATGACAGAAACACCCCTATAACACTCATACCACTTCTTCTCCCAGGTATCTTGCCATTAGCACCTCTTTTTAGGCACTTTGGGGGCCCTCACTCCTCTGCAGGTGCTCTTACATTCTTGGCTTGTATCAGGGGTCAAGACCTGCTTCCAAATAGTAGCGTGGTTCAGAGTGCTGTCCTTGGAGTGTCATCATGAGTCTCCGCCATACTTCCAATAGAGTGAACTCTATTAGAAGAATAGAATGTGGGTAAGTAGAACCTGGGTGTGGTAGACTCTGTGATGTTCCATCCACATACCCTTTCACTGCAGGACTTACTGCCCCAGATGCTGGGAGAGCTGGGAGACACTCTTCAGTTGTCTGCCCCTTCAGGGATTACCTTAACTGCAGAGATCCACTTACCTCAGGTCACCCCCTTCCCACATGCAATGACTGATTGAGGCAAAGGTATAAAGGCCTGACCATCTCAGCCCCACTTAGGACAACCCTGAGGGGCCATAGATGCTCCAGAGCTGTGGGGTTGGCTGATGCTGTTGTTGGGCCTATGTCACAGCTCAAAAGGTGAAAATCGTGTGGCCACTCACCTGGCTCCAGCATCACAGCTCATCAGCTCTGGGCCCCCCAACTCACCTGGCTCAGGCTCTGCCTCCCTGTCTTCTGCAGAGCTATGATGGCCCTTCGCAGGGGATATCCCAGGGCGACCACTGGCCCAATGAGGTCTTGCTCCTCCTGGCTCAAGGCGGACAGCAGGTCAGCCGCAGTATCAGGGTGTGGCTTGTGGGGGTTGAGAGGCTGCGGTGCCCCCCCAAGAGGTGGCAGACAGGTGTACGGGCTGAGGGACTGAAATACAGACAGACTGGACATGTCGGTTACCACAGGAAGTGACACTCAGTTGGgctggacatttttaaaaatgcctttatgTACCACCTTCTGTACAGAGTGTAGGGGCTAATATTATGGAGGGCTTAGAGTCCTGCAGACCCCAGCTCTCTAATGCTTACTCAGTATACTCATATGAAAAATGAGGGCAATCCCTAAGCTACTTCACGGGACTGTCAGGAGACTTAAATAAGACAATgtgaggggctgggcacggtggctcatggctgtaatcccaacactttgggaggccaaggcaggtggatcacctgaggtaaggagtttgagaccagcccaaccaacatggtgaaaccctgcctctattaaaaaatacaaaattagctggacatggtggcacatgcctgtaatcccagctacttgggaggctgaggcaggagaatcgcttgaacccgggaggcagaggttgcagtgagcagagatcgcaccattgcactccagcctgggcaataacagcgtaactgtctcaaaaaaaaaaaaaaaaaaacaatgtcagGAAAGTGACTAGTGAAAGAAATATGAAGTCCATTCtactatcccattttacagacattgAAATCAAGGTTCAGAAACGTTAATGACCTGATTAAGCAACACACGCTTGGTACCTCAACCCTACTTAGGTTTTTTGCCCCACACCTTGGTGAGGGAGGAGCAGGGGTAGGTCTTCCCAACCAGGCCCTCCTTCTTGAGTTTGGTTGGGCTGGGGTTTGGCAGGGCATGGAGCAGGGGAGGAACTGGGCACACCAGCCCTTCGGTTGTGGTGCTGGAGAAACCGAAACAGACCCTGGATTAAGGAGGGTGACTTGAAGGCATTTCAATTGGTTTGGCCGGCATCGCCCCGAACCTTCTCCCATGAGGAAGTACCTCTCTGACAGCCCTGAACGTTTCATCCTGTCCCCTCCTCCCAAGGAAAACACAGCTGCCGCCTGGCTCTTGGGGTGGAGTGTATATGTAACACACATGAATTCCCCACCCATACGCATCTTCTCAGGGCTCTCCCTGTCACAACCTCACCTTAGGGTCTACCCTTTATTACCTCCAGGGTGGAGAACATCAAAGTTTAGGAGCTAAGTCTACTCTTGTGTCCTTGAAAAAGATTCTTCGCCACTCTGTGCCTCATTTCCATCATCTACAGGATACTGTCCCACCcccacagggttgttgtgagagttAAATTCATCTTGGCCAGGGAACAGCCATCCTGGCATCAACATCTGGTCTTGGATGTGGGCATGGCTCATCCCGCTTACAGAGCCTCTTCTCTACTATGTATGCTCTAAACAACCGTGTGAAGGGTTGTCGGCTCACTGTGCAGGTAGAGAAGGGGTGGTTCAGTGACTTGCCTAACATCACAAGCTGGTGCATGTAAGAAACCAGACCTCGGGTCTCTGTCTTTCAGATTGAATTCTACCTTGGCCTTATTCTGCAGCATCTCCTGGCCTGACTGTGGGGCTGCTGGGGGGCAGAAAGCTGCGCCCCGCTGCCACCTTCTGCTGCCAATCCTGACCCACCCCATGTTTTGTGGAGTCTGATACTTATATAATTTGGAAGGCACCTCACAGAAAAAGAACACACAATTATGAATACAAAATTGGGCACAAGGCCTTGGAAGAGACAAAGGGAGGAGCCTGAGGCTTAAGCTTCTGTGGTTTCACTGTAGGGTCACTTCTCCCTGCTCTTCAGGGTTCACTTCCTCCGTCCTGAAGCCTTCTCAGCCAGTTGCAGCCCTGATGCTCCCTCAACACCTGATACCGCTGTACAGTTCAGGGCCTGGTCCCACACCCTCTTGGCCAACTCTCCATGTCCTGTGGTTCTGACAGTCCCAAACCCAGTGTCTGGCAGGAAGTAACTGTGCATTGAATATTCCTTGATTGAGCCTCCAGCTCCCCCAGCTTATAGCAAACCTCACCCAGTGGGAAGCCCTAGATTTGCGTTGCGTTCATCAATTCAACAGACAGCCACCGAGCGCCCCCTATGGGTCAAGTCGGCAGCTGGGTGCTCTGGAAACAAAAATCCGTGCGATCCAGtccctgccctaaaagagctcaaCCTCGTTTAGAAGAGACAGACAGGTCCTGGATAATTAAAACCACTGTGACTTGCGCCCTAAAAAAAAGCAAGGCAGGCACAGTGGGAAACGCGGGGAATGGGGGCTTCTGAGCAGGGACTACTCTAATCTAGTCAAAGGGCCGTAGGAGGACAACACGGTACAGGCCCAGGTGGGAGCAGGTCAAGGGAGGATGCAGGAGCGCGTGGAGTAGGGGACCGAGGCTGCGGGCCGGGCTGGACACCCAGATTATGGGGCCTGGGCTGCTGATTGGCGGCCTTGGAGGGGTGGGCAAAATCCTTACCGCGACCGTGGGCTTGTGGCTCCGCAGCGGGGGGATGGCGCCTGCCGTGGAAGGCCGCGGGGGCGACGCGGGGGCGGCGGGGTGCTGGGGCGCGGGCCCTGGGGGTGATGCGGACCTGGAGGAGGGCGCGGGGCTCGGGCACAGGCTCAGCGCGCGGTGGCCGCGGAGGCCGTGCAGGAGGGCGCGGGGCCGGGCGACCAGCTTCCCCTCGGAGAGCCGCCGCCGCGCCCCTGCCAGCTCCGACCGCACGCCGCGCAGCACTTCCAGCGAGCACAGGCGACGGCCGGggccggggctggggctcgggctCGCCAGGGAGCCCGGTTGGAGGCTGCTGGGGGCCGGCTCTTCCTCGCTGCCAGGGGAGGCTTCTGCCTCGTCCTCGCCCTCCTCCTCCGGCCTCTCCTGGTGTCCGGCCTCCGGGTCTCTGATTGTGGTAGGCGCAGGCGCCAGCCCATGTTCGGGGCTGACTAGCAAGAGCCAGGCTGGAGGGGCTGACGCTGTCCCCGGGTCACCGCACTGGTACGGGCTGGGTCCCTGGCCGGCGGCCTCCACCCAGAAGAGTGCCATCCTCTCCAGGCTGAAGTCGTGCTGTGGAAAGAAGGCGACGTAAAGCCCGGGGCAAACCAGGACCCCGGGGGCACAACACTAACCCCTGGCCTGGGGGACCCTGTTCATCCAGAGATTCTCTAAGCCTGGACAGCGTCAGATTCTGAGCCCCGGGCTTCCATCACAGCCCACTCTACCCTGGGTTTTAGCTAACACTGTGGTCGATGGATACCAATAACAGTTTAATGGCAAACTGGCATAAATGACAAAGTGATGAATTCGTCAAtcgaatgaaatgtaatgaaacCCAACATCTAAATCCCTTTGCCATTCAGTATGTAGTTGAGCAAAAACTActtgaaaattttctccaataAAGCTTATTCTTAGCAAAGAAGCTTTCACCTGAGCCCAGTACAGTTTGCCACTGAGTAGTCCGCCTTGGAGGCCCGCCCGGGCAGACAAACCTCCCTATGGAGTGATACCTGTCCCCAGCCCCTTTGCTGCCACTGAGGTTACTTTGGGGTCCTGGAAACGTCATAACCACTAATCTTTGTGGAACTCTACTTAGTATGGTCTAGTGTCATTCCTATTTCCATATTATGAAAATGGAGCTCAGAACATTGAATCTGCTAGAAGTTACATTGGCGGTGAGTGGCTGAGACGGTTTTCCTGTCCGTGGACTGATTGTAGTGCTTTCTCCACTTCGTATCAGACCACCTAAAAAAGCAATCTGGAATCCACATAAATAATCTAACTCTAGAGTTTATAAAATGAGGCAAAAATGAAATATTCCTGTTCCCTACCTTTAAAATTAAGAACAGCAAACataagactccatcaaaaatatgtaaaagtttTAAAGGCAATTTGTTCTACCATGGCCAGTTAAGGAAGAAAGAGGCTAGAGGTGGGGAGTGAGGCAGAAAGACAGGCACAGACACTCAGACACTTAGATCACAGGCACCGCTCCCTCTCACCCATGACCCTACCTTGGGGAGAGGAGCATAAGTTAGCTGCTCCAGTGTGACTCCCTGAGTTCCTCTGTATCTGCAGGGCCCAGGGCAGGCCTGGCCCAGAGTGGACATTTGTAAGTATGTGCAGAATAAATGGTTAGAGAAAGAGATTGGAGCAAAATGGATGGGTTGTGAAGGACAGAGAAGGCAAAAAGACTTCAGAACTAATGAGGCATACTTGGAGAGAAAGAAGCTAAGAAATAGACAGCCAGCAGCACTCAGAGGGATAAAAAAATACCAAGACCCAATAAAATGCCAACACTTGATTTTGGAACTATGCAAGATGATTctaaacttcatataaaaacaaataagggctgggctcggtggctcatgcctgtgatcccagcactttgggaggctgaggcaggtggatcacctgaggtcaggagttcgagaccagcctggccaacatggcgaaaccccacctctactaaaactataaaaattaactgggcatggtggcacgtgactgtaatcccagctacttgggaggctgaggcaggagaatcgcttgaacctgggaggtggaggttgcaatgtgccaagactgcaccactgcacactccagcctgggcgacaaagcaagactctgtcgaaaggaagggaaggggaagggaaaaaagaaaagaaaagaaaggaagagaaagaaaagaaaagaatagccaGAAACTCTGgagacaaaaacataaataaggaGAACTGGCCCTaccatctattaaaaaataaaagttcaatgATTAAAACTATGGTACTGGCACAGACAGATTAAAGGTACatactagaaaatccagaaatagacctTAATATATTATAGGGATTTAGCAACTAATAAGGGTGGCATCTCAAGCAACAGGAGAACGATAAAGTTCTGGTCAATAAGTAgtgttaggctgggcacagtggctcatctgtaatgccagcactgggaggccgaggccggaggattggttgagcccaggaattcaagtccacctgggcaacatagtgagactttgtctctacaaaaaattttgaaaatggccaggtgcggtggctcacgcctgtaatcccagcactttgggaggctaaggtgggtagattgtgaggtcaggagatcaagaccatcctggccaacatagtgaaaccccgtctctactaaaaatacaaaaaattatctgggtttggtggtgcatgcctgtaatcccagctactcgggaggctatggcacgagaatcacttgaatcaaggagtcggaggttgccgtgagccgagattgcaccactgcactccagcctggtgacagagcgagactctgtctcaaataaaaaaaaaaattaaaaaaaaaaaaatgaaaattaggcaTGCTGGCACTTTTCtgcagtctcagctgcttgggatgctgaggtgggagggttccttgagcccaggaggttgaggctgcagtgagccatgttcatgccactgcactccagcctgggcgacagagtgaggccctgtctcaaaaaacaaaagcaggtcgggcacagtggctcatgcttgtaattgcagcactttgggtggccaaggtgggaggatcactagagcccaggagttcaaaaccagcccaggcaacatggtgtgaaatctcatctctacaaagaaatataaaaaattagccaagcatagtggcatgtgcctatagtcctagctacttgggaggctgaggtgggaggatcgcttgaggcctagaagaggaggttg
Coding sequences within it:
- the UBAP1L gene encoding ubiquitin-associated protein 1-like isoform X1, with translation MNALDGVPFRLPKGFVIGTEPLPGPELSVPACGEVLLGSMHDFSLERMALFWVEAAGQGPSPYQCGDPGTASAPPAWLLLVSPEHGLAPAPTTIRDPEAGHQERPEEEGEDEAEASPGSEEEPAPSSLQPGSLASPSPSPGPGRRLCSLEVLRGVRSELAGARRRLSEGKLVARPRALLHGLRGHRALSLCPSPAPSSRSASPPGPAPQHPAAPASPPRPSTAGAIPPLRSHKPTVASLSPYTCLPPLGGAPQPLNPHKPHPDTAADLLSALSQEEQDLIGPVVALGYPLRRAIIALQKTGRQSLSQFLSYLSACDRLLRQGYEEGLVDEAMEMFQFSESQVSRASCQGPRGWKGWGCTQEPGVQGHTSPQSQPVGPACGSVGRLPDSSALRRRWPRELQQGQR
- the UBAP1L gene encoding ubiquitin-associated protein 1-like isoform X2, translated to MNALDGVPFRLPKGFVIGTEPLPGPELSVPACGEVLLGSMHDFSLERMALFWVEAAGQGPSPYQCGDPGTASAPPAWLLLVSPEHGLAPAPTTIRDPEAGHQERPEEEGEDEAEASPGSEEEPAPSSLQPGSLASPSPSPGPGRRLCSLEVLRGVRSELAGARRRLSEGKLVARPRALLHGLRGHRALSLCPSPAPSSRSASPPGPAPQHPAAPASPPRPSTAGAIPPLRSHKPTVASLSPYTCLPPLGGAPQPLNPHKPHPDTAADLLSALSQEEQDLIGPVVALGYPLRRAIIALQKTGRQSLSQFLSYLSACDRLLRQGYEEGLVDEAMEMFQFSESQAGEFLRLWEQFSDMGFQQDRIKEVLLVHGNCREQALEELVACAQ